A single Halarcobacter anaerophilus DNA region contains:
- the ligA gene encoding NAD-dependent DNA ligase LigA: MTQTEYNEKIETLIKWAKAYYVYDNPVATDEEYDKLARECLAYEQQNPNKSHPNSPNKRVGGFTLEGFEKANHLSRMWSQEDVFNTKELEDWIKRASKVNTNLEFYCEPKFDGASLNLIYENGLLKQGITRGDGNIGEDVTNNVKTIFSIPLQIEEKSLIEIRGEIVIRKKDFEKINQERLQKGEALFANPRNAASGSLRQLDPAITAKRKLFFNVWGVGQNSLDMKKHSKMMDYVYSLGFVKPPMQTIAKSVEEIEEIYYKIIEARDNFEMMLDGMVIKIDDREIQEELGYTVKFPKWSCAYKFPAVEKTTKVKDIVLQVGRTGVITPVAVVEPTLIEGSTVERATLHNFDEIQRLDLRLNDEVIIIKSGDIIPKITKVFYDRRDESQVEIKRPTSCPTCHSEVLDEGTMIKCQNLDCPSRVVNSIIYFASKNCMNIDGLGNKIVELLVKEKIIHDILDLYSLKYEDLAPLEGFKEKKINNLLNAIENTKGTQLHRVINALGIEHIGEVASKQICLEFGLNVINIDYDSLVSLDGIGEQMANSFCEFMRVNKELVLKLVDIIKPTVEEKKEVVENAFKGKTVVLTGTMSKSRGLIKKELEELGAKVSSSVSKKTDYVIYGEEAGSKYDKAVELGVTTLTQEEMEGLF, encoded by the coding sequence ATGACACAAACTGAATATAACGAAAAAATTGAAACTTTAATTAAATGGGCAAAAGCCTATTATGTATATGATAACCCTGTAGCAACAGATGAAGAGTATGATAAATTAGCAAGAGAGTGTTTGGCATACGAACAACAAAATCCAAATAAAAGCCATCCAAATTCACCAAATAAAAGAGTCGGCGGTTTTACTTTGGAAGGTTTTGAAAAAGCAAACCATTTAAGCAGAATGTGGTCTCAAGAAGATGTATTTAATACAAAAGAGTTGGAAGATTGGATAAAAAGAGCCTCAAAAGTAAATACAAATTTAGAATTTTATTGTGAACCGAAATTTGACGGAGCAAGTCTGAATCTTATTTATGAAAACGGTTTGTTAAAACAAGGAATTACAAGAGGAGACGGAAACATAGGAGAAGACGTAACCAATAACGTAAAAACAATCTTCTCTATTCCTTTGCAAATAGAAGAGAAATCTTTAATTGAAATTCGCGGTGAAATAGTTATCAGAAAAAAAGATTTTGAAAAAATAAATCAAGAGAGACTACAAAAAGGCGAAGCACTTTTTGCAAATCCAAGAAATGCTGCTTCTGGAAGTTTAAGACAACTTGACCCTGCAATTACGGCAAAAAGAAAACTTTTTTTCAATGTCTGGGGAGTGGGACAAAACTCATTGGATATGAAAAAACACAGTAAAATGATGGATTACGTTTACTCTTTAGGTTTTGTAAAACCGCCAATGCAAACCATTGCAAAATCAGTTGAAGAGATTGAAGAGATTTATTACAAAATTATTGAAGCAAGAGATAATTTTGAAATGATGTTAGACGGAATGGTTATAAAAATAGATGACAGAGAGATACAAGAAGAGCTTGGATACACTGTCAAATTTCCAAAATGGTCATGTGCCTACAAATTTCCGGCAGTTGAAAAAACAACAAAAGTAAAAGATATAGTTTTACAAGTAGGAAGAACAGGTGTTATTACTCCTGTTGCCGTTGTTGAACCTACCTTAATAGAAGGTTCAACCGTAGAAAGAGCAACCTTACACAATTTTGATGAAATTCAAAGACTTGATCTAAGATTAAATGATGAAGTTATTATTATAAAAAGCGGTGATATTATCCCAAAAATCACAAAAGTTTTTTATGATAGAAGAGATGAGAGTCAAGTTGAGATAAAACGCCCTACTTCTTGTCCTACCTGCCACAGCGAAGTTTTAGATGAAGGCACAATGATAAAATGCCAAAACTTGGATTGTCCAAGCCGTGTGGTTAATTCAATAATCTATTTTGCATCTAAAAACTGTATGAATATAGACGGCTTGGGAAATAAAATAGTCGAACTTTTGGTAAAAGAAAAAATCATTCACGATATATTGGATTTATACTCTTTAAAATATGAAGATTTAGCACCGCTTGAAGGCTTTAAAGAGAAAAAAATCAATAATCTTCTTAATGCAATAGAAAATACAAAAGGAACACAGCTTCACAGAGTTATAAATGCTTTAGGTATTGAACATATAGGAGAAGTTGCTTCAAAACAAATTTGCCTGGAATTTGGATTAAATGTCATAAACATTGATTATGATTCTTTAGTCTCTTTAGACGGTATCGGGGAGCAAATGGCAAACTCTTTTTGTGAGTTTATGAGAGTAAATAAAGAGCTTGTTTTAAAACTTGTAGATATTATTAAACCCACAGTTGAAGAGAAAAAAGAGGTCGTAGAAAATGCTTTTAAAGGTAAAACCGTAGTTTTAACGGGAACTATGAGCAAAAGCAGAGGTTTGATAAAAAAAGAGCTTGAAGAGCTTGGAGCAAAAGTAAGCTCTTCTGTATCGAAAAAAACAGATTATGTAATTTACGGAGAAGAAGCAGGAAGTAAATATGACAAAGCTGTTGAACTTGGAGTTACGACTTTAACTCAAGAAGAGATGGAAGGGCTGTTTTAA
- a CDS encoding class I SAM-dependent methyltransferase → MKLLEENISLTVDENYIIETLNLNDKRILELGCGTASMTQKIASNGFSREIIACDVDEIQYKKNLKLNIPNIKFMLCGAEDIKLKDESVDFIFMFKSFHHIPKEFMNKALDEIQRVLKPNGMAYISEPLFIGKQNKLVSFFHNEEQERIDAFEAIKASVDEEKFRLFKEFFFQTEVTYENFEDFEKKHIENRDINNNISKEMKEKIKKRYEELGEGRVNLLKPFRVDILQKW, encoded by the coding sequence ATGAAACTACTTGAAGAAAATATCTCTTTAACTGTCGATGAAAACTACATTATAGAGACACTTAATTTAAATGATAAAAGAATTTTAGAACTTGGCTGCGGAACGGCATCCATGACTCAAAAAATAGCTTCAAACGGTTTTAGCAGAGAAATTATTGCTTGTGATGTAGATGAAATCCAATATAAAAAAAATTTAAAGCTTAATATTCCAAATATTAAATTTATGCTTTGCGGTGCTGAAGATATAAAATTAAAAGATGAGAGTGTTGATTTTATTTTTATGTTTAAATCTTTTCATCATATACCAAAAGAGTTTATGAATAAAGCTTTAGACGAGATTCAAAGAGTTTTAAAACCAAACGGTATGGCTTATATTTCCGAACCTCTTTTTATAGGAAAACAAAATAAGTTAGTCTCTTTTTTCCATAATGAAGAACAAGAAAGAATTGATGCTTTTGAAGCCATAAAAGCAAGTGTAGATGAAGAGAAATTCAGACTTTTTAAAGAGTTCTTTTTTCAAACAGAAGTTACTTATGAAAATTTTGAAGATTTCGAAAAAAAACATATTGAAAATAGAGATATAAATAACAATATTTCAAAAGAGATGAAAGAAAAAATAAAAAAAAGATATGAAGAATTGGGAGAAGGAAGAGTTAATCTTCTAAAACCCTTTAGAGTTGATATTTTACAAAAATGGTAA
- a CDS encoding fructosamine kinase family protein encodes MFEKENFYANDSLLKEAQGLKLLQNCIEKTLECKLKIPKLYYVDKDILKLEKIPYSYASSKQMQEFGKSLANLHKVKYPLYGLDYDNYIGLSTQKNILSSTWGNFFFKFRLLYQVEMIKDEEIKKEFLEQLLKFENTIISFLDENCEYASILHGDLWAGNVLFSKKDIYLIDPAVYYGDKEVDLAMTQMFGGFSELFYSEYFKTVKVSKEYEKKKIIYNLYHYLNHYNIFGSSYLNSCKRYIKAFEKLFVTKV; translated from the coding sequence ATGTTTGAAAAAGAGAATTTCTATGCTAATGACTCTTTGTTAAAAGAAGCACAAGGTTTAAAACTTTTACAAAATTGCATAGAAAAAACTTTAGAATGCAAACTAAAAATCCCGAAACTCTATTATGTTGATAAAGATATTTTAAAGCTTGAAAAGATTCCATACTCTTATGCTTCTTCAAAGCAGATGCAGGAGTTTGGAAAATCTTTAGCAAATCTGCATAAAGTTAAATATCCACTTTACGGGCTGGATTATGACAATTATATCGGCTTATCAACTCAAAAAAATATTTTGAGTTCTACTTGGGGAAATTTCTTTTTTAAATTCAGGCTTCTTTATCAAGTTGAAATGATAAAAGATGAAGAGATAAAAAAAGAGTTTTTAGAACAACTCTTAAAATTTGAAAACACTATTATCTCTTTTTTAGATGAAAATTGTGAATATGCTTCTATTCTTCACGGCGATTTATGGGCAGGAAATGTCCTTTTTTCAAAAAAAGATATTTATCTAATCGATCCAGCTGTTTATTACGGAGATAAAGAAGTAGATCTTGCAATGACACAGATGTTTGGCGGTTTTTCAGAGCTTTTTTATAGTGAATATTTTAAAACAGTTAAGGTGTCAAAAGAGTATGAAAAGAAAAAGATTATTTACAATTTATATCACTATTTAAATCACTATAATATTTTCGGTTCAAGTTATTTAAATAGTTGCAAAAGATATATTAAGGCTTTTGAAAAATTATTTGTAACTAAGGTGTAA
- a CDS encoding methyl-accepting chemotaxis protein gives MHNLSLKNKILLILTLPILAILILSGETLYKRVQEKNSLEKTKNYVHLSLVSTKLLNKLQQEREYSLIYLNSYGKNYSNELKEYRKEVDEKIKSLEKSLDNFDSKLYSQELTKNIEALKKSFKSIIKTRKKIDSLSLSDSELLKYYLDFNAKLLFFIDDSQTYNNDGRLSKKLQAYLSIVNITEAATIERRVLRDILQKGILTNEDYFQYSSSLATQNTYLSLFEKVVSKEDFKEFENVLKTCKTCKEVDRFREIIENKALKNEMVSKIIKLAGFGGFIQSFKDYVLKGDSKELNKLQRFHSSILRELNKYRRVKGTTKEEKKLIKKIKNIFDEYMGYTLDIQEAVNKEKSIKEINSLIDVNPQDAIKALGLLSVNIYGANYRQWFDAATKRVDVFKKYGDIVSKDIKTYIDTKSQDLSESFIITVSFVVSIILILFVVSNFIIKKVVHSLNRFEEGLQYSFQYVIREKEDLNPIEVKGKDEFAKMNEHMNEQMQKVKRIIEQDREVVAKITDVVEKVSNGFLEYTISNKGATNEVESLRLIINQMIKHTKQKVDYINLVLDNYAVGKYDFRLSEKQKTGMYGDFGNLSAGSVLLGQSISQLIAMITNAGKELETNTEILTNSSQSLSNSANEQAASLEETAASVEQITSNMKSSSNDVSKMLNIADELNQTAEKGNDQALKTVSSMEEINEKVAAISEAISVIDQIAFQTNILSLNAAVEAATAGEAGKGFAVVAQEVRNLANRSAEAAKSIKTLVEEASFKSNEGKSITTEMIKGYENLSEKIVDTKTIIDNVSSAIKEQENGMVQINDTISTLDMMTQKNAQTSLNIDKLSKEVSQLSTRLLGITQKAEISEKYYYMVDDVDLIQNISKYKNDHISFKKKEFSSLNKYEDIKVVDSKSCALGKWISSSEEKAEPYTNSKEWMLLKQTHDEVHKAVQNFITLNSKRVDNNSLKESASYIEELTYEVFKSLNDIAVVNTKLLREE, from the coding sequence ATGCACAATCTATCTTTAAAAAATAAAATTCTACTTATTTTAACCCTTCCTATTCTTGCCATATTAATTCTATCAGGAGAGACTTTATATAAAAGAGTTCAAGAAAAAAACTCTTTGGAAAAGACTAAAAATTATGTACATTTATCTCTTGTTTCAACGAAACTTTTAAATAAGCTTCAACAAGAAAGAGAGTATAGTTTGATTTATTTAAATAGTTACGGTAAAAACTATTCAAATGAGTTAAAAGAGTATAGAAAAGAAGTAGATGAAAAAATAAAATCCTTAGAAAAGAGTTTAGATAATTTTGATTCGAAACTCTATTCCCAAGAGCTTACAAAAAACATAGAAGCTTTAAAAAAGAGTTTTAAAAGCATAATAAAAACAAGAAAAAAAATAGATTCTTTATCTTTAAGTGATAGTGAACTTTTAAAGTATTATCTTGATTTTAATGCCAAACTGCTTTTTTTTATCGATGATTCCCAAACTTATAACAATGATGGAAGATTGTCAAAAAAACTTCAAGCTTATTTATCTATAGTAAATATTACGGAAGCTGCCACAATAGAAAGAAGAGTTTTAAGAGATATTTTGCAAAAAGGTATTTTGACAAATGAGGATTATTTTCAATACTCCTCTTCTCTTGCTACTCAAAATACATATCTCTCTTTATTTGAAAAAGTTGTTTCAAAAGAGGATTTTAAAGAGTTTGAAAATGTTTTAAAAACTTGCAAAACCTGCAAAGAGGTAGATAGATTTAGAGAAATAATTGAAAATAAAGCACTAAAAAACGAAATGGTTTCAAAAATTATAAAATTGGCAGGATTCGGAGGTTTTATTCAATCTTTCAAAGATTATGTACTAAAAGGAGATTCTAAAGAGTTAAATAAGCTGCAAAGATTTCATTCTAGTATTTTAAGAGAATTAAACAAATACAGAAGGGTAAAAGGAACAACAAAAGAAGAGAAAAAACTTATTAAAAAGATTAAAAATATTTTTGATGAATATATGGGTTATACTCTTGATATACAAGAAGCAGTAAACAAAGAAAAGAGTATAAAAGAGATAAACTCTTTGATTGATGTTAATCCTCAAGATGCGATTAAAGCCTTAGGTCTGTTAAGCGTAAATATTTACGGTGCAAATTACCGACAATGGTTTGATGCAGCAACTAAAAGAGTAGATGTTTTTAAAAAATACGGAGATATCGTTTCAAAAGATATAAAAACTTATATTGATACAAAAAGTCAAGATTTATCTGAGAGTTTTATTATTACGGTAAGCTTTGTCGTTTCTATAATTTTGATACTCTTTGTCGTAAGTAATTTTATAATAAAAAAAGTAGTTCATTCTTTAAATAGATTTGAAGAGGGCTTGCAATACTCTTTTCAATATGTAATAAGAGAAAAAGAGGATTTAAATCCAATTGAGGTAAAAGGTAAAGATGAATTTGCCAAAATGAATGAGCATATGAATGAACAGATGCAAAAAGTAAAAAGAATCATTGAACAAGACAGAGAAGTAGTTGCAAAAATAACTGATGTAGTAGAAAAAGTTTCAAACGGTTTTTTAGAGTATACAATTTCTAATAAAGGTGCAACAAATGAAGTTGAATCTTTAAGACTAATAATAAATCAAATGATTAAACATACCAAACAAAAAGTTGATTATATAAATTTGGTTTTAGATAATTATGCAGTAGGAAAATATGATTTTAGACTCTCTGAAAAACAAAAAACAGGAATGTACGGAGATTTTGGAAACTTATCGGCAGGTTCGGTTCTTTTAGGGCAATCAATTTCCCAGTTAATAGCAATGATTACAAATGCAGGAAAAGAGCTGGAAACAAATACCGAGATTTTGACAAACTCTTCTCAATCACTTTCAAACAGTGCAAATGAACAAGCAGCTTCACTAGAAGAGACGGCTGCTTCCGTAGAGCAGATTACAAGCAATATGAAATCAAGCAGCAATGATGTTTCCAAAATGTTAAATATAGCAGATGAGCTAAATCAAACGGCAGAAAAAGGTAATGACCAAGCCCTTAAAACAGTTTCTTCAATGGAAGAGATAAATGAAAAAGTTGCTGCTATCAGTGAAGCAATTTCAGTAATAGACCAAATAGCTTTCCAAACAAATATATTAAGTCTAAATGCGGCAGTTGAAGCTGCAACGGCAGGAGAAGCGGGGAAAGGTTTCGCCGTTGTTGCACAAGAAGTAAGAAATTTGGCAAATAGAAGTGCCGAGGCTGCAAAAAGTATAAAAACTTTGGTTGAAGAGGCATCTTTTAAATCAAATGAAGGGAAAAGTATTACTACTGAAATGATAAAAGGTTATGAGAACTTATCGGAAAAAATTGTGGATACTAAAACCATAATAGATAATGTATCTTCTGCAATAAAAGAGCAGGAAAACGGAATGGTTCAAATAAATGATACCATTTCTACTCTTGATATGATGACTCAAAAAAATGCACAAACCTCTTTAAATATAGATAAATTGTCAAAAGAGGTATCACAACTTTCAACAAGATTATTAGGAATTACCCAAAAAGCAGAAATTTCAGAGAAGTATTATTATATGGTTGATGATGTTGATTTAATTCAAAATATCTCGAAATATAAAAATGATCATATATCTTTTAAGAAAAAAGAATTTTCTTCTTTAAACAAATATGAAGATATAAAAGTTGTTGATTCTAAATCTTGTGCTTTAGGTAAATGGATAAGCTCTTCTGAAGAAAAAGCAGAACCTTATACGAATTCAAAAGAGTGGATGCTTTTAAAACAAACACATGATGAAGTTCATAAGGCAGTTCAAAACTTTATTACTTTAAATAGTAAAAGAGTCGATAATAACAGTTTAAAAGAGTCTGCAAGCTATATTGAAGAGTTAACTTATGAAGTCTTCAAAAGTTTAAATGATATAGCAGTTGTAAATACAAAGCTTTTAAGAGAAGAGTAA
- a CDS encoding DUF4492 domain-containing protein gives MNRSKQIINLYVDGFKNLTLGKTLWKIIILKLLIIFTFLNYYIYDKSIKSEYQTETEKIDFVYKNITKE, from the coding sequence ATGAATAGAAGTAAACAAATAATAAATCTTTATGTAGACGGTTTCAAAAATCTTACTCTCGGTAAAACTTTATGGAAAATAATAATTCTAAAACTACTTATTATTTTCACTTTTTTAAATTATTATATTTATGATAAATCAATAAAAAGCGAGTATCAAACTGAAACTGAAAAAATAGATTTTGTTTATAAAAATATTACAAAGGAATAG
- a CDS encoding cytochrome ubiquinol oxidase subunit I, with the protein MEEHLVDWSRAQFALTAIYHWLFVPLTLGLGFIVAFMETIYVKTGDEFWKKTTKFWMGLFAINFAIGVATGLIMEFEFGTNWANYSWFVGDIFGAPLAIEGILAFFMESTFFAVMFFGWEKVSKGFHLLSTWLVAIGSNLSALWILVANGWMQYPTGMKFNPDTVRNEMDNFWDVILSPVAVTKFLHTISSGYIIASLFVVGISAWFLLKRREIILAKRSMVIGAIFGLVTSFFVILTGDESAHQVALKQPVKLAAMEGLYEGKEKAGIVGVGVLNPKKTLTNDEDPYLFEIEAPYALSLLGYHDINAFVPGLKDLVYGNEKYEIESVDSKIQKGKVAIEALKNYKRAKEENNLLKQDEHLKVLEENIKYFGYGHIKNPEDVVPPVALTFYSFHIMVALGTWFLILFALVLFYALKREIIEYRKLLIVSVASIPLGYIASEAGWIVAEVGRQPWAIQDLMPVGIAATDIASSNVQITFFMFAFLFTALLIAEIKIMLKQIKSGSEGGH; encoded by the coding sequence ATGGAAGAGCATTTAGTAGATTGGTCGAGAGCTCAATTTGCATTAACTGCTATTTATCACTGGCTATTTGTCCCATTAACTTTGGGACTTGGATTTATAGTCGCTTTTATGGAAACAATATATGTAAAAACCGGTGATGAATTTTGGAAAAAAACTACAAAATTTTGGATGGGATTATTTGCGATTAATTTTGCAATAGGTGTTGCAACAGGTCTTATTATGGAGTTTGAATTCGGTACAAACTGGGCAAATTACTCTTGGTTTGTAGGAGATATTTTCGGAGCACCTCTTGCTATTGAAGGTATTTTGGCATTTTTTATGGAATCAACATTTTTTGCCGTTATGTTTTTCGGATGGGAAAAAGTAAGTAAAGGTTTTCATCTGCTTTCAACTTGGCTTGTGGCAATAGGCTCAAACCTAAGTGCTTTGTGGATTTTGGTTGCAAACGGTTGGATGCAATATCCTACGGGAATGAAGTTTAATCCCGATACTGTAAGAAATGAAATGGATAATTTTTGGGATGTGATTTTATCTCCTGTTGCCGTTACTAAATTTCTACATACGATTTCTAGCGGATATATTATAGCTTCGCTTTTCGTAGTTGGGATTTCAGCTTGGTTTTTATTAAAAAGAAGAGAAATAATTCTTGCAAAAAGATCAATGGTAATAGGGGCAATTTTCGGGCTTGTAACTTCGTTTTTCGTAATCTTGACAGGAGATGAATCAGCACATCAAGTAGCTCTTAAACAACCTGTTAAATTAGCGGCAATGGAAGGTTTATATGAAGGAAAAGAGAAAGCCGGAATTGTGGGAGTCGGAGTTTTAAATCCTAAAAAAACATTAACAAATGACGAAGATCCGTATTTGTTTGAAATTGAAGCGCCTTATGCTCTGTCTCTATTGGGATATCATGATATCAACGCTTTTGTACCGGGACTTAAAGATTTAGTTTACGGAAATGAAAAATATGAAATAGAGTCTGTAGACTCAAAAATTCAAAAAGGTAAAGTTGCAATTGAAGCTTTGAAAAATTATAAAAGAGCAAAAGAGGAAAATAATCTTTTAAAACAAGATGAACATTTAAAAGTATTAGAAGAAAATATCAAATATTTTGGCTACGGTCATATAAAAAATCCCGAAGATGTTGTTCCTCCTGTTGCTCTTACTTTTTATTCATTTCATATTATGGTGGCTTTGGGAACTTGGTTTTTGATTCTTTTTGCATTAGTTCTTTTTTATGCTTTAAAAAGGGAGATAATTGAGTATAGAAAACTTTTAATAGTTTCAGTTGCCTCTATTCCTTTGGGATATATAGCAAGTGAAGCAGGATGGATTGTTGCAGAAGTGGGGCGACAGCCTTGGGCAATTCAAGATTTGATGCCTGTAGGTATTGCTGCAACTGATATAGCAAGTTCAAATGTACAAATAACCTTTTTTATGTTTGCATTCCTTTTTACTGCACTATTAATTGCAGAGATAAAAATTATGCTTAAACAGATAAAATCCGGTTCAGAAGGAGGGCACTAA
- the cydB gene encoding cytochrome d ubiquinol oxidase subunit II, with protein MFENLTLLQLQQYWWIIISLLGGLFGFIMFVQGGQTLIGRLSKGDEVLKTMLINSLGRKWELGFTTLVLFGGALFAAFPLFYSTSFGGAYWVWIAILFCFIIQAVSYEYRKKANNFLGQKVYEGFLFINGSLGVILLGVAIATFFSGSNFSIDEHNFSHWQTPFRGLEALGSLFNLSLGFALFFLVRISGALYFINNINNKTIRQRAVKGIKIDMPIFLVFFLAFLFQLFTKSGFVYDSTGIVYMQEYKYLINFIEMPIVFAMFVIGVLMVVIAVFMTIHFEKTCCIKTGGVGIVLTVMALFLNVGFNNTSYYPSLFDLQSSLTIQNSSGSHYTLTTMSYVSLLVPFVLAYIIYVWYQMDKVKITKEEMEDPHSHNY; from the coding sequence ATGTTTGAAAATTTAACACTTCTTCAATTACAGCAGTATTGGTGGATAATTATCTCTTTACTTGGAGGTCTTTTTGGATTTATTATGTTTGTACAAGGAGGACAGACTTTAATAGGAAGATTATCAAAAGGTGATGAAGTTTTAAAAACTATGCTTATAAACTCTTTGGGTAGAAAATGGGAATTAGGCTTTACTACTCTGGTTTTATTCGGTGGTGCATTATTTGCTGCTTTCCCTCTTTTTTATTCAACAAGTTTCGGCGGAGCTTATTGGGTTTGGATAGCAATACTTTTTTGTTTTATTATTCAAGCAGTAAGTTACGAATATAGAAAAAAAGCAAATAATTTTTTAGGTCAAAAAGTTTATGAAGGTTTTTTGTTTATAAACGGAAGTTTAGGAGTTATTTTATTAGGTGTTGCTATTGCAACTTTCTTTTCAGGTTCAAATTTTAGTATAGATGAACATAATTTTTCACATTGGCAGACTCCTTTTAGAGGATTAGAGGCTTTAGGAAGTCTTTTTAATCTATCTTTAGGTTTTGCACTGTTTTTTTTAGTAAGAATTTCAGGAGCTTTGTATTTTATAAATAATATCAATAATAAAACAATAAGACAAAGAGCAGTAAAAGGAATAAAAATAGATATGCCGATTTTTTTGGTTTTCTTTTTAGCTTTTTTATTCCAACTATTTACCAAAAGCGGTTTTGTTTATGACTCTACAGGTATTGTTTATATGCAAGAGTATAAATATCTTATAAATTTTATTGAGATGCCAATTGTTTTTGCTATGTTTGTTATCGGGGTATTAATGGTAGTAATAGCGGTATTTATGACTATACATTTTGAAAAAACTTGTTGTATCAAAACAGGAGGAGTAGGAATTGTTTTAACGGTAATGGCTCTATTTTTAAATGTCGGATTTAACAATACTTCTTACTATCCGTCGCTTTTTGATTTGCAAAGTTCTTTAACTATACAAAACAGTTCGGGAAGTCATTATACTTTGACAACTATGTCTTATGTATCCTTATTGGTTCCTTTTGTACTTGCATATATTATTTATGTTTGGTATCAAATGGATAAAGTAAAAATTACAAAAGAGGAGATGGAAGATCCTCACTCACATAACTATTAG
- a CDS encoding NifB/NifX family molybdenum-iron cluster-binding protein, whose product MITFPVKTDKENAAVSPLFGKAKFFAFYDGKNLTVEKNPYEKGSQLVNWFLQKGVDTIIIKEMGSKPFNKIVQTNIKVLSSGEGRVTTNEVIEKFNNNELNELSVDELKDIIKEHESKKDHSSCSSHNHDHDHHSGMCHKKMRSQNPYVFL is encoded by the coding sequence ATGATTACATTTCCGGTAAAAACAGATAAAGAGAATGCGGCAGTTTCACCGCTTTTTGGTAAAGCAAAATTCTTTGCTTTTTATGACGGTAAAAATTTAACAGTTGAAAAAAATCCTTATGAAAAAGGTTCTCAACTTGTAAACTGGTTTTTACAAAAAGGTGTTGATACTATTATTATTAAAGAGATGGGTTCAAAACCTTTTAATAAAATTGTACAAACTAATATCAAAGTTTTATCTTCAGGTGAGGGAAGAGTAACTACAAATGAAGTTATTGAAAAATTTAATAACAATGAGTTAAATGAGTTATCGGTTGACGAACTTAAAGATATAATAAAAGAGCATGAGAGTAAAAAAGACCATTCGTCTTGCAGTTCTCATAATCATGACCATGACCATCATTCGGGAATGTGCCATAAAAAAATGAGATCTCAAAACCCTTACGTATTTTTATAA